In the Syngnathus scovelli strain Florida chromosome 8, RoL_Ssco_1.2, whole genome shotgun sequence genome, one interval contains:
- the atp5mc3a gene encoding ATP synthase membrane subunit c locus 3a has protein sequence MYACAKFVSSPALVRAGSRALYRPLSASVLSRPEVKTESTVALMPQSPLTQVTLRGFQTSAVSRDIDTAAKFIGAGAATVGVAGSGAGIGTVFGSLIIGYARNPSLKQQLFSYAILGFALSEAMGLFCLMVAFLILFAM, from the exons ATGTACGCCTGTGCAAAGTTTGTTTCCTCGCCGGCTCTG GTCCGTGCTGGTTCCCGGGCTCTTTATAGACCCCTgtctgcctctgtgctgtccaggCCTGAGGTCAAAACAGAG AGCACTGTAGCTCTGATGCCACAGAGCCCCCTGACTCAGGTCACACTGAGGGGCTTCCAGACGAGCGCGGTGAGCCGGGACATTGACACCGCAGCCAAGTTTATCGGCGCCGGAGCCGCCACTGTCGGTGTAGCAGGATCTGGAGCTGGAATTGGGACCGTGTTCGGCAGTCTGATTATTGGCTACGCTAG GAACCCATCCCTGAAGCAGCAGCTGTTCTCCTATGCCATCCTGGGATTTGCTCTGTCTGAAGCCATGGGACTGTTCTGTTTGATGGTTGCTTTCCTGATCCTGTTTGCTATGTAA